In a genomic window of Lagopus muta isolate bLagMut1 chromosome 2, bLagMut1 primary, whole genome shotgun sequence:
- the HDDC2 gene encoding 5'-deoxynucleotidase HDDC2, translating into MAAGPGGSGMLPFLRLLGQLKRVPRTGWVYRNVAKPESVSDHMYRMAMMALVTEDKSLNKDRCIRLALVHDMAECIVGDIAPADNISKEEKHRREEAAMRQLTQLLSEDLKKEIYELWEEYENQCTAEAKFVKQLDQCEMILQALEYEELENTPGRLQDFYDSTAGKFVHPEILQLVSLINTERNKKIAAMCHPHS; encoded by the exons atggcggcggggcccggcgggAGCGGCATGCTGCCCTTCCTGCGGCTGCTGGGTCAGCTCAAG AGAGTACCGCGGACAGGATGGGTGTACAGGAACGTGGCAAAACCAGAGAGCGTGTCTGATCACATGTACAGGATGGCGATGATGGCCTTGGTGACCGAAGACAAAAGCCTTAACAAGGACAG ATGCATACGATTAGCTTTGGTTCATGATATGGCTGAATGCATTGTTGGAGACATTGCTCCTGCAGACAACATTTCAAAAGAGGAGAAACACAGGAGGGAAGAG GCTGCTATGCGACAACTGACCCAGCTTTTATCAGAGGACCTCAAAAAAGAGATTTATGAACTCTGGGAG GAATATGAAAACCAGTGTACTGCAGAAGCCAAGTTTGTAAAACAGTTGGATCAGTGTGAGATGATACTGCAGGCGCTTGAGTatgaagagctggaaaacacTCCTGGCAGACTGCAGGATTTTTATGATTCAACTGCTG GAAAGTTTGTTCACCCAGAAATACTCCAGCTTGTATCTCTGATTAAcacagaaaggaataaaaaaatagcTGCTATGTGTCATCCGCATTCCTGA